In Limanda limanda chromosome 21, fLimLim1.1, whole genome shotgun sequence, a genomic segment contains:
- the LOC133028131 gene encoding kelch domain-containing protein 1-like: protein MEAAAAGGAEPESPLERSSHSAFSHQQRLYVWGGYRVVCGEEVTLPGGEIWICDLDSGTWERRDISGVVPQDLSDFCGSNVGSTFYIFGGCDAVGHTNQMFSVDLSEASCSWRKVTDARGTTPSPRNKHSCWVHRNRLIYFGGYGCKTLGETQNMSSSSFIVEEMSWTTIGDTMFRCWGWNNEVNVFDTRSETWTVPETQGPAPAPRGCHASALLGNKGYISGGVETGELDMFCLDLDTWTWTKLDVSRSVCPPGRSLHSMTATSDHDLFVYGGLGTDGNTLNDAWQFNTLRREWTKRTHPHKDKPRVCHTASPGSDSDVVVFGGSSKLCIFMDSVAVLRAPSENHCRDVIIFQTQPYSLFRLCQDFIGRNPALFAKQLNFLPTKLRSKVDKRVSFFSNVTVLTG from the exons ATGGAGGCAGCTGCAGCGGGCGGAGCGGAGCCGGAGAGTCCGCTGGAGAGGAGCAGCCACTCGGCCTTCAGCCACCAGCAGCGGCTGTACGTGTGGGGGGGCTACCGG GTCGTCTGTGGCGAGGAGGTCACGCTGCCCGGCGGCGAGATCTGGATCTGTGACCTGGACAGCGGGACgtg GGAGCGGAGGGACATCAGCGGCGTCGTCCCTCAGGACCTGTCGGACTTCTGCGGCTCGAACGTCGGCAGCACGTTCTACATCTTCGGAGGCTGCGACGCCGTCGGACACACCAACCAG ATGTTCAGCGTTGACCTGTCGGAGGCGAGCTGCTCGTGGAGGAAAGTGACCGACGCCAGGGGAACGACGCCGTCGCCACGGAACAAACATTCCTGCTGGGTTCACAGGAACCG ATTAATTTACTTCGGTGGATATGGATGTAAAACTCTTGGAGAGACTCAAAACATGTCATCGTCCAGCTTCATCGTGGAAGAGATGTCCTGG ACGACGATTGGAGACACGATGTTCAGATGCTGGGGCTGGAACAATGAGGTCAACGTTTTTGACACGCGCTCGGAGACATGGACGGTGCCAGAGACTCAG GGTCCGGCTCCGGCTCCCAGAGGTTGCCATGCCAGCGCCCTGCTGGGGAACAAAGGTTACATCTCTGGAGGCGTG GAGACGGGGGAGTTGGACATGTTCTGCTTGGACCTGGACACGTGGACCTGGACTAAATT GGACGTCTCTCGGTCCGTTTGTCCACCGGGCCGCTCGCTGCACAGCATGACGGCGACATCGGACCACGACCTCTTCGTGTACGGAGGCCTCGGCACAGACGGAAACACCCTCA ATGACGCTTGGCAGTTCAACACGTTAAGAAGAGAGTGGACCAAGAGGACTCATCCACATAAAGATAAACCAAG GGTCTGTCACACAGCGAGTCCAGGAAGCGACAGCGACGTGGTGGTGTTCGGAGGAAGCAGTAAACTCTGCATCTTCATGGACTCG GTGGCTGTTCTACGGGCGCCGTCAGAGAATCACTGCAGAGACGTGATCATCTTCCAGACGCAGCCGTACTCCCTCTTCAG ATTGTGTCAGGACTTCATCGGGAGAAACCCGGCGCTGTTTGCGAAGCAGCTGAACTTCCTGCCGACGAAACTCCGGAGCAAAGTGGACAAGAGAGTTTCCTTCTTCTCGAATGTGACGGTTCTCACCGGATGA
- the LOC133027916 gene encoding LIM and SH3 domain protein 1-like, which produces MNPPCGRCNKPVYPTEKINCLDKYWHKGCFSCEVCKMALSMNNYKGFDKKPYCSMHYPKTSFTIVADTPENLRLKQQTMLNSQALYKEDFEKSKGKGFSVVVDTPEMQRLKKTQDQISNIKYHEDFEKSKVRSDAPPPENRQDNEDQPSNPERFMQPAVTPAAVAPPCGGKRYQALYSYTAAEADEVSLLEGDLISDVEQIDEGWMFGCNQRTGQRGLLPANYVRPV; this is translated from the exons ATGAATCCTCCCTGTGGAAGATGCAATAAACCAGTTTACCCCACAGAGAAAATCAACTGCCTGGACAAG tACTGGCACAAAGGCTGTTTCAGCTGTGAGGTGTGCAAGATGGCCCTGAGCATGAACAACTACAAAGGATTCGACAAGAAGCCTTACTGCAGTAT GCATTATCCCAAAACCTCCTTCACTATAGTGGCCGACACCCCCGAGAACCTGCGTCTGAAACAACAGACTATGCTGAACAGCCAG GCTCTGTACAAGGAGGATTTTGAGAAGAGCAAGGGGAAAGGTTTCAGCGTGGTGGTCGACACTCCGGAGATGCAGAGGTTGAAGAAGACACAAGACCAGATCAGTAAC ataaagTACCATGAAGACTTTGAGAAGAGCAAAGTTCGAAGTGACGCACCCCCTCCTGAGAACAGACAAG acaatGAGGATCAACCATCCAACCCTGAAAGATTCATGCAGCCAGCAGTGACCCCTGCTGCTGTAGCACCACCTTGTGGCGGG AAGCGTTACCAGGCCCTGTACAGCTACACAGCAGCAGAGGCCGATGAGGTCTCTCTGCTGGAGGGAGACCTGATCTCCGACGTGGAGCAGATCGACGAGGGCTGGATGTTCGGCTGCAACCAGCGCACGGGCCAGAGAGGACTGCTGCCCGCCAACTACGTCCGACCCGTGTGA